From the Leptolyngbya sp. O-77 genome, one window contains:
- a CDS encoding ABC transporter permease yields the protein MRTFPTPEALKRFPFGLADIAVILGTIALLALIGRLGADMMVRFAPPEVSPEIDLDPRNLPYYAGRSTLRMFIALAFSTLFTLIYGYIAARSRRAERIMIPLLDILQSVPVLGFLSITVTGFIALFPGSLLGLEAASIFAIFTSQVWNMTFSFYQSLRTVPQELMEAARLYRLSGWQRFTRLEVPSAMIGLVWNAMMSFGGGWFFVAASEAISVLNQEYTLPGIGSYVEKAIVEENLSALGWAILTIAIVILLVDQLFWRPIVVWSDKFRLEQSAGAASPTSWVYDLLQAARIPRTLGRLLRPIGESTKRALSALTPPRSTYPERDGTGEKGDRLFNLLLLLIIGAIIAWMLHFIFRTVGPAEVLKTFWLGLLTLLRVMVLMVIATIIWTPIGVAIGFNPKLARLLQPVVQFLASFPANFIFPFATLFFIRTNISIEWGSILLMALGAQWYILFNSIAGAQTIPTDLREMADNMGLRGWQRWRKVIIPGIFSAWVTGGVTASGGAWNASIVSEIVSWGSSTLTATGLGTYITEATTLGDWPRITLGIAMMSLFVVGFNRLFWRRLYELAETKYHL from the coding sequence ATGCGTACCTTCCCCACACCTGAAGCCCTCAAACGGTTCCCCTTCGGCCTTGCCGATATCGCCGTGATTCTGGGCACGATCGCCCTGCTTGCGCTGATCGGTCGCTTGGGGGCAGACATGATGGTTCGCTTTGCGCCGCCCGAAGTCTCACCCGAAATCGACCTCGATCCGCGCAATTTGCCTTACTATGCCGGGCGATCGACGCTGCGGATGTTCATCGCGCTGGCGTTCTCCACTCTGTTTACGCTGATCTATGGGTATATTGCTGCCCGCAGCCGCCGCGCCGAGCGCATTATGATCCCGCTGCTGGATATTTTGCAGTCTGTCCCCGTGCTGGGGTTTCTGTCGATTACGGTGACGGGATTTATTGCGCTATTTCCAGGGAGCCTGCTGGGGCTGGAGGCTGCGTCGATTTTCGCCATCTTCACCAGCCAAGTCTGGAACATGACCTTTTCGTTTTACCAGTCGCTGCGGACTGTGCCCCAGGAACTTATGGAAGCCGCTCGGCTGTATCGGCTATCGGGCTGGCAGCGGTTTACGCGGCTGGAAGTTCCGTCGGCCATGATTGGGCTGGTGTGGAACGCCATGATGAGCTTTGGGGGAGGCTGGTTCTTTGTGGCGGCTAGCGAAGCCATCAGCGTGCTGAATCAGGAATACACGCTGCCAGGGATTGGCTCCTACGTGGAAAAGGCCATTGTGGAGGAGAACCTCTCCGCTCTGGGTTGGGCCATCCTAACCATTGCCATTGTGATTTTGCTGGTCGATCAGCTATTTTGGCGACCGATTGTCGTCTGGTCAGACAAGTTCCGCCTGGAGCAGAGCGCTGGGGCTGCGTCGCCCACTTCCTGGGTCTACGACCTGCTGCAAGCGGCCCGTATCCCGCGCACGCTGGGGCGGCTGCTGCGCCCGATTGGAGAATCGACCAAGCGGGCCCTGTCGGCCCTCACGCCGCCACGCAGCACCTATCCAGAGCGCGATGGGACTGGCGAAAAGGGCGATCGCCTGTTCAATCTGCTATTACTGCTGATTATTGGCGCAATCATCGCCTGGATGCTGCACTTTATCTTCAGAACCGTCGGCCCCGCCGAAGTCCTGAAAACCTTTTGGCTGGGGCTTTTGACCCTGCTCCGGGTAATGGTGCTGATGGTCATTGCCACGATCATCTGGACTCCCATTGGCGTGGCGATCGGGTTCAATCCCAAGCTGGCACGACTCTTGCAGCCCGTGGTGCAGTTCCTCGCCTCCTTCCCCGCAAACTTTATCTTTCCCTTTGCCACCCTTTTCTTTATCCGCACCAACATCAGCATCGAGTGGGGCAGCATTCTGCTCATGGCCCTGGGCGCTCAGTGGTACATCCTGTTCAACTCCATCGCTGGGGCCCAGACAATTCCCACCGACCTCCGGGAAATGGCAGACAACATGGGGCTGCGAGGCTGGCAGCGCTGGAGAAAAGTGATTATTCCGGGCATCTTTTCGGCCTGGGTAACGGGCGGGGTCACAGCTAGCGGCGGTGCTTGGAACGCCAGCATCGTGTCTGAGATTGTATCCTGGGGGTCTAGTACCCTCACCGCCACGGGTCTGG